A window from Sphingobium sp. EM0848 encodes these proteins:
- a CDS encoding diguanylate cyclase — MRLSTITNWAYGATVILTLASGTVMLMASGAEQRERAAVEQRAAFDQMTATLEEDTFRQSEQARSFAITGDPTHVIAYRRERAEERSVEQRVAHVRDAGANLSELAALKQALHWADALADEQEAAIKAAEKGDGETARRILFGDEYGRELDRIGSQIGKFQYMLDQRTETAVRQATDTARQWRFMSELMLGATALLFLCVLYFILKQRILRPVVRLSDVVTRLAAQDFAAIPPELPQVDEIGDMAQAVRIFRENGLERQRLEQERDADRITRDQLSRMTQRLQGCDSIGDLVEVVGRFAPEIAPGFAGRLYIQDMRRNAMVQACAWLEPHQSQGHEFAPSACWALRRGQTHKPTGELIDIPCEHLGGEVAIATICIPLTAQGESIGLLYFEQPEGVTADQISRTEKYLEMLAENIGLALSNLRLRDVLRQMAMADPLTGLANRRLFDAVFKEQIASAEGRNEPMACLMVDIDHFKRFNDDHGHDAGDAVLKAVGAVLNEALREKDCAFRLGGEEFVLLMPGFTLDQALDRARTVQQKVQDLRVEHRGEELGLITASFGLAAFPDHGRAETLLRTADAALLRAKSQGRDRIVTATVRDAASHVA, encoded by the coding sequence ATGCGTTTATCCACGATCACCAACTGGGCCTATGGCGCCACCGTAATCCTGACGCTGGCGTCAGGCACAGTCATGCTGATGGCGTCCGGCGCCGAACAGCGGGAGCGCGCCGCCGTCGAGCAGCGGGCCGCCTTCGACCAGATGACCGCCACGCTGGAGGAAGACACCTTCCGCCAGAGCGAACAGGCGCGCAGCTTTGCGATCACCGGAGATCCCACGCACGTCATCGCCTATCGCCGGGAACGAGCCGAAGAGCGTTCGGTCGAACAGCGCGTGGCCCATGTCCGGGATGCCGGCGCCAATCTCAGCGAACTGGCGGCGCTGAAGCAGGCGTTGCACTGGGCCGACGCGCTGGCCGACGAGCAGGAAGCCGCCATCAAGGCCGCGGAAAAGGGCGATGGGGAAACCGCGCGCCGGATATTGTTCGGCGATGAATATGGCCGTGAACTGGATCGCATCGGCTCGCAAATCGGCAAGTTCCAATATATGCTGGACCAGCGAACGGAAACCGCCGTCCGGCAGGCGACCGATACCGCCCGGCAATGGCGCTTCATGTCCGAACTCATGCTGGGCGCGACGGCGCTGCTGTTCCTGTGCGTGCTGTATTTCATCCTGAAGCAGCGGATATTGCGGCCGGTGGTGCGGTTGAGCGATGTGGTGACGCGGCTGGCGGCGCAGGACTTCGCGGCGATCCCGCCTGAACTCCCACAGGTCGACGAGATTGGCGACATGGCGCAGGCTGTGCGCATTTTCCGTGAAAATGGGCTGGAGCGGCAGCGGTTGGAGCAGGAGCGCGACGCAGACCGCATAACCCGCGACCAGCTTTCGCGCATGACGCAGCGTTTGCAGGGTTGCGACAGCATCGGTGATCTGGTCGAAGTGGTCGGCCGCTTTGCGCCGGAAATCGCGCCGGGTTTTGCGGGGCGCCTCTACATTCAGGACATGCGTCGCAATGCCATGGTTCAGGCCTGCGCCTGGCTTGAACCGCACCAGTCGCAGGGTCATGAATTTGCGCCTTCCGCCTGCTGGGCGCTGCGTCGGGGGCAGACCCATAAGCCCACGGGTGAACTGATCGACATCCCCTGTGAACATCTCGGCGGCGAAGTGGCCATCGCCACCATCTGCATCCCACTGACGGCGCAGGGCGAGAGTATCGGCTTGCTCTATTTCGAGCAGCCCGAGGGTGTGACCGCCGATCAGATCAGCCGCACGGAAAAATATCTGGAGATGCTGGCGGAAAATATCGGCCTTGCGCTCTCCAATCTGCGCTTGCGGGACGTGCTGCGGCAGATGGCGATGGCCGATCCGCTGACGGGCCTCGCCAACCGCCGCCTTTTCGATGCCGTGTTCAAGGAACAGATTGCTTCAGCGGAAGGCCGGAATGAACCGATGGCTTGCCTGATGGTCGACATCGACCATTTCAAGCGCTTCAACGACGATCATGGTCATGATGCGGGTGATGCGGTGCTGAAGGCTGTGGGCGCCGTGCTGAATGAAGCGCTGCGCGAAAAGGATTGCGCCTTCCGCCTGGGCGGCGAGGAATTCGTCCTTCTCATGCCCGGATTCACGCTGGACCAGGCGCTGGATCGCGCGCGGACAGTGCAGCAGAAGGTGCAGGATTTGCGCGTCGAACATCGGGGTGAGGAATTGGGGCTGATCACCGCTTCCTTCGGGCTCGCCGCCTTCCCCGATCACGGCCGCGCCGAGACGCTGCTGCGAACCGCCGACGCGGCGTTGCTTCGCGCCAAAAGTCAGGGCCGCGACCGGATCGTCACCGCGACGGTCCGGGATGCGGCCTCACATGTGGCCTGA
- the dnaE gene encoding DNA polymerase III subunit alpha, whose amino-acid sequence MPHAGFVPLRVFSSFTMLEGAIDPKKIAKQAKALGFPAAAITDRNGLYGSMAFSDACKGEGVQPIIGAMIGISRPGRPANAAPVHDWIALYAQDATGYDNLCALVSMAHLERPVEEVPHISLETLEGRTDGLIALTAGGEGALARLFAEDQPAAASAYADRLEALFPGRLYVEICRRLDPVEGKAEPELLDLAHARDLPLVATNPTCFAEPHFHEAHDVMLCIADSAYVETPDRRTSSPDAWMKPAAEMKRLFDDLPEALANTLVVAQRCAVAAPKRKPILPSLAGDIEGEAKMLREQAAEGLEARLAKAGITGEEARQPYLDRLKFETDIIIQMGFPGYFLIVADFIKWAKEQDIPVGPGRGSGAGSVVAWALTITDLDPLELGLLFERFLNPERVSMPDFDIDFCETRRGEVIRYVQQKYGSDHVAQIITFGKLKARAVLKDTGRVLQMSYGQVDRLAKLVPNHPTDPWTLERSLNGVAEFRAEYDNDGQVKRLIDYAMKLEGFPRHSSTHAAGVVIGDRPLSQLVPLYRDPRSDMPVTQFDMKYVEGAGLVKFDFLGLKTLSVLQKAVQLLAGRAVEIDLNSLSWDDPAVYELLQRGDTVGVFQLESEGMRKTLAAVRPTNFGDIIALVSLYRPGPMDNIPMFGRRKNGQEDIEYPHILLKPILEETYGIFVYQEQVMQAAQILAGYSLGDADLLRRAMGKKIKAEMDAQRARFVEGCAKSDIAAGKANELFDLIDKFAGYGFNKSHAAAYALLAYQTAWLKAHYPAEFYAASMAYDIHLTDKLTVFVDDMRRMGLGCLAPDINRSLADFSVEAVEFEGDDPRLGFAVRYALGGLKGVGEKAMEQLVAERDVGGLFKSLDDFADRIEPRLLNRRQLESLAAAGAFDGVHADRAGVHAAAETILSVASSAAEARESGQGGLFGDVETPHADVRIPPHQTWSTADRMAQEKDAFGFYFSAHPVDRYRHLAEARGAKSYGAICAEPVAEGGRANGVMAAMVEDVRWRETKRGARYAAATFSDSSGQFQASCFDEDACKAIEDMAREGECALLMVELDRLPGEETPRVTIRGVEPFRQLANSSRMELVVDVSDAAAVDALAQLLTRAKGGRSEVFLRAPVGNGRAARLFLGDDYLIGADQVDAIVLIPGLRIGRFERMEAKADGYRARNRRSGLRLVG is encoded by the coding sequence ATGCCTCATGCCGGTTTCGTTCCCCTCCGCGTCTTTTCATCCTTTACCATGCTGGAAGGAGCGATAGACCCCAAGAAGATCGCCAAACAGGCCAAGGCCCTGGGCTTTCCGGCAGCGGCGATCACAGACCGCAACGGCCTCTATGGCTCCATGGCTTTTTCCGACGCCTGCAAGGGGGAGGGGGTGCAGCCGATCATCGGCGCCATGATCGGCATATCCCGGCCCGGCCGACCGGCCAATGCCGCGCCCGTCCATGACTGGATCGCGCTCTATGCGCAGGATGCAACCGGCTATGACAATCTCTGCGCGCTCGTTTCGATGGCGCATCTGGAGCGCCCGGTCGAGGAAGTGCCCCATATCAGTCTGGAGACGCTGGAGGGGCGCACGGACGGCTTGATTGCGCTGACGGCGGGCGGAGAGGGAGCGTTGGCCCGGCTCTTTGCCGAGGATCAGCCTGCCGCCGCTTCAGCCTATGCCGACCGGCTGGAGGCGCTGTTCCCGGGACGGCTTTATGTTGAAATCTGCCGCCGCCTCGATCCGGTCGAAGGGAAAGCGGAGCCGGAACTTCTCGACCTTGCCCATGCGCGCGACCTGCCATTGGTGGCGACCAATCCGACCTGCTTTGCCGAACCGCATTTCCATGAAGCGCATGACGTGATGCTGTGCATCGCCGACAGTGCCTATGTGGAGACGCCCGACCGTCGCACCAGTTCGCCCGATGCCTGGATGAAGCCGGCGGCGGAAATGAAGCGGCTGTTCGACGATCTGCCCGAAGCGCTGGCGAACACGCTGGTCGTGGCGCAGCGCTGTGCCGTGGCGGCGCCCAAGCGCAAGCCGATCCTCCCCAGCCTTGCCGGTGATATCGAGGGCGAGGCGAAGATGCTGCGCGAGCAGGCAGCCGAGGGGCTGGAAGCGCGGCTGGCCAAAGCGGGCATCACCGGGGAGGAGGCGCGCCAACCCTATTTGGACCGGCTGAAGTTCGAGACGGACATCATCATCCAGATGGGCTTTCCCGGCTATTTCCTGATCGTTGCCGACTTCATCAAATGGGCGAAGGAGCAGGATATTCCGGTAGGGCCGGGCCGCGGTTCAGGCGCGGGATCGGTCGTCGCCTGGGCGCTGACGATCACCGATCTCGACCCGCTGGAACTGGGCCTGCTGTTCGAACGCTTCCTCAATCCGGAACGCGTGTCGATGCCGGACTTCGATATCGACTTCTGCGAAACCCGGCGCGGGGAAGTGATCCGCTACGTCCAGCAGAAATATGGGTCGGACCATGTCGCGCAGATCATCACCTTCGGTAAGCTGAAGGCCCGCGCCGTTCTCAAGGACACGGGCCGCGTCCTCCAGATGAGCTATGGCCAGGTCGACCGCCTCGCCAAGCTGGTGCCCAACCACCCGACCGATCCCTGGACGCTGGAACGTTCCCTGAATGGCGTGGCGGAATTCCGGGCGGAATATGACAATGACGGGCAGGTAAAGCGCCTCATCGACTATGCGATGAAGCTGGAGGGCTTCCCGCGTCACAGTTCGACCCATGCTGCGGGCGTGGTAATCGGGGACCGGCCCTTGTCGCAACTGGTGCCGCTCTATCGCGACCCGCGTTCCGACATGCCGGTGACGCAGTTCGACATGAAATATGTCGAGGGCGCGGGACTGGTGAAGTTCGACTTTCTGGGCCTCAAAACCCTGTCGGTGTTGCAAAAGGCCGTACAGTTGCTCGCCGGGCGGGCCGTGGAGATCGATCTCAACAGCCTGAGCTGGGACGATCCGGCGGTTTATGAGTTGCTCCAGCGCGGCGATACGGTGGGCGTGTTCCAGCTCGAATCCGAAGGCATGCGCAAGACGCTGGCGGCCGTGCGTCCGACCAATTTCGGGGACATCATCGCGCTGGTGTCGCTCTATCGGCCCGGTCCGATGGACAATATCCCGATGTTCGGGCGTCGTAAGAATGGTCAGGAAGATATTGAATATCCTCATATTCTTCTGAAACCGATCCTCGAAGAAACCTACGGCATCTTCGTCTATCAGGAACAGGTGATGCAGGCCGCGCAGATATTGGCGGGCTATTCGCTGGGCGACGCAGACCTTCTGCGCCGCGCCATGGGCAAGAAGATCAAGGCGGAAATGGACGCCCAGCGCGCGCGTTTCGTCGAAGGCTGCGCCAAAAGCGATATCGCCGCAGGCAAGGCGAACGAGCTGTTCGATTTGATCGACAAGTTCGCGGGCTATGGCTTCAACAAGAGCCACGCTGCTGCTTATGCGTTGCTCGCTTATCAGACAGCGTGGCTGAAGGCCCATTATCCGGCGGAATTCTACGCCGCGTCCATGGCCTATGATATCCATCTGACCGACAAGCTCACTGTGTTCGTCGACGATATGCGGCGCATGGGGCTTGGCTGTCTGGCGCCGGACATCAATCGCAGTCTGGCGGATTTCTCGGTCGAGGCAGTCGAGTTTGAGGGGGACGATCCGCGTCTGGGCTTTGCCGTGCGCTATGCACTGGGCGGCCTGAAGGGCGTGGGTGAAAAAGCGATGGAGCAACTCGTCGCGGAGCGCGATGTTGGCGGACTGTTCAAATCGCTGGACGATTTTGCCGACCGGATCGAGCCGCGCCTGCTGAACCGGCGGCAACTGGAGAGTCTGGCGGCGGCGGGTGCCTTTGACGGGGTTCATGCCGACCGGGCAGGCGTGCATGCCGCCGCCGAGACAATATTGAGCGTGGCGTCGAGCGCGGCCGAGGCGCGGGAAAGTGGGCAGGGTGGCCTGTTTGGCGACGTAGAGACGCCCCATGCCGATGTTCGCATCCCGCCGCATCAGACATGGTCGACTGCGGACCGGATGGCGCAGGAAAAGGACGCCTTCGGCTTTTATTTCTCGGCCCATCCGGTGGATCGTTACCGCCATCTGGCCGAAGCTCGGGGGGCCAAAAGCTATGGTGCGATCTGCGCCGAGCCAGTGGCCGAGGGTGGTCGCGCCAACGGCGTAATGGCCGCCATGGTCGAAGATGTGCGCTGGCGCGAAACCAAGCGTGGCGCGCGCTATGCCGCCGCGACCTTCTCCGACAGCAGCGGCCAGTTCCAGGCAAGCTGCTTCGATGAGGACGCCTGCAAGGCTATCGAAGACATGGCGCGGGAGGGTGAGTGCGCCCTGCTGATGGTGGAACTGGACCGCCTGCCCGGTGAGGAAACGCCACGCGTCACCATTCGCGGGGTCGAACCGTTCCGCCAGTTGGCCAATAGTTCTCGCATGGAACTGGTAGTCGATGTCAGCGATGCGGCGGCGGTCGATGCACTGGCGCAATTGCTGACGCGTGCCAAGGGTGGACGGAGCGAGGTGTTCCTTCGCGCGCCCGTTGGGAATGGCAGGGCGGCACGGCTGTTTCTGGGCGACGATTATCTGATCGGCGCGGATCAGGTCGATGCCATCGTGCTGATCCCGGGCTTGCGCATTGGCCGCTTCGAACGGATGGAGGCGAAGGCCGACGGTTATCGGGCGCGTAACAGGCGGTCGGGATTGCGGCTCGTCGGTTAA